TGGTGTTCCTCCAAATGCAGGCTCTAGCCAAAATGACAAGGTAGGTCCCATAATAAAATGAAGCCAGATGAAAGCACAGTGCAATGGGTGAGAAGGAATTCAGAGTGAAAtatctagtggttggcaaccctgcctacagcaggaggttggaactagatgacatttaaggTCCTTTCCTACCCTAATAATTctgtagttctatgattctatgagcttGTTGGTTGCTACCTGCACCTGTAACCCACAGTTCTGGGGGTACTGACTCTTATCAGCCATATCTGCAGACAGTGATGACAATGAACCAGGATCAGAGTTAACCACCCAGAGTTACAGATGTATGTGCTGACCTTGGCAAAGCCCCTTGATTACATGAATACAGCAAGTATGACTGGAGGTGGCTAAAAGTGTCTTCTGTGTCTGTTCCAGGAGCTGGGCTATGGTTAGCTTAGCATTTCCAGCTTTTATGCATGCAGTTTCTGAACCTTTCAAGCAAATGGTTCTTTTGTAAGCTaagacaaataaaaggaaaccaATTAaacttagcttttcttcttgtttttcctttgaagtgcAGCCAGTAAACCCAGCCTGGGCATATACCTGTGCTTTCCATTCCtgagctgggtttttttttgtgattcaCTGGAATACATATGGTCATtggttgtggggttttgttgtttgtttttttggcgTTTTCTATAGTCAAATGAATTTTAGTCATAACATTTTCAGTCAGCTCTGGAGCATCTTCTGTGCAGTGTCACCTTGCCAAACTGCTGTAAATTGCAAACAAATGCTCTTGGATTATTTCTCTGGTATCCCAACCTGACTCCTCTCCTTTTTTGATCCTCCACTGACTTTGGAGACCCACTGAAGTAACGGAGAGAGACATCCAACTTTAGAAATGCCTTCagtctggtttgtttttccagcatgGCTGGTTTGCTCAACTAAGAGAAGCTTTCTATCACTCTGCCAACGGATGTACTCACAGTGAGATAAAGAAAGCTGTGGAAAAATCACATGGGAAATACATGTGTAAGCACTTATAGATTTTTACCAGCGAGAATGCCTCTGGGTTGTCAGAGTGTTCCCAGAACCGtgtagatatggcactgagggacatggtcagtgggcatggtgggggtgggctgatggttgggctatatgatcttagtggtcttatCTAACTTGGaatattctataattctatgactgACCTTGGCCAACAGCAGCAACCCTGTTGGTACCACTTCAAACATTTTAtatgtcttttttccttccttctgagtATGCTGGCATTAAAGgttttcaaaaatactttgcttttgtGTGACTGTTCTCTGTTCATTTATTCCAGTGTGATAAATTGGCCTTGATTGCTTTGCTGCCTGAACACAATTTCTCTACAgtgctttctggttttctttggCCACGTTATTGACACTGGTAATATAACATGAAAGGAGAGTGGATGGGCTTTCACAAAGAAATCAGCTAAATAGCTATTAGAGGATTAAAAGAAATCCCAGGGCCAGGATTACACATCTTTACAATGCTGATAATATCAAGGAGCAAATGGATTTGTAATTTAATGGCAGAAGACGGAAGATGACAGATGTGCgctttttttcatgtttgataGAAAGATTAAAGCCTGCATTTGGTGTGCAGCACTTTGATAAAGCTGTAGCACGGTTGCTTAGGGATATCAGTGCTGACTTTCTTGTAAATGGTGATTGTGCCACATGGAGAGAATTCTTCCGGTCACCATTTTTATTCAAACTTTAATTCTCGGGGTGACAAGTCGGATCATTGTCTGCCTTCAAAGTCTGGTAATGATAGACTTTAGAAGCTTTGAAGAACAACTTTGtctgcacagaaacagcttaggaaagcttttgaaatgtaTCATTCACTTGAAACTTCTGCTGACACAAATAAGAATCACTGACCCACACTTGGAAATCTTTTGGCTGACTTCTGCTTCCTTGTGCTAGAAGAATACGAGAGGTTTGCACGCCCATAGGAACTGTGAGAAGTGAAGTGTCCAGCTTTCCTGGGAGCTGTTCAACCcatcacagattttttttgcacagaaataatttgattttcatCCAGAACTTCATTTTCCTATAAAACTAATTGAACTCCAGCTTTTACACCTGCAGAACTGAAGTTGGACCAAGAGGTACATTCAGGACATCTTTTAGAGCTGTTAAAAGGAGTGAAATGTGCAATCTAAAATAAACATACATGCATGTTTTTATTAGTATATAGGCTTTTTCGTCCATCTCCTTTATTTGAGATCCAGAGGTATTTCCAGCATGTTATTTCAGATATACAGACATGGTTCTGAACAGATCATTAAGGACACACAAGAAATAAACCAGCCCCATCCAGATGTGCAGCTGTTCAGACTGCGACTCACATGGGAAGGGTCACCCTACAGCAGTGCAGATCAAGTGCAGGCCCAGGACCACAAAGAGGAGATGCTTTCCTCTGATGAGCCTCCCTTAGAGGTACATCCCACATGAGATGAAGCTGGCAAGGGGCAGATGgctccatctgtctgtctgatCACCAAGGAGACACACTGTACCTTCTCTCCAGGATTTGAAACCACAGGATTGCAATGCTTGGATATGTCACTGCAGGACTCAAACCTCCGTGAGAAGCATCtgatataaaaatgtgtttggggGGGGTTATCTGATGCCTCCCACCCAGACAGAAAAAGGCATTCTGCTCATTTTGATTTCTAgtggtttggtttgatttggaTACTTACTTTCATTAAACATGTGTTAAgtgcttttcatcttcagagaGCTTTACAGagcatttcacagaatttgTCTCAGGTACGCTGAATGCATGTTTTTCATAGGTAAGAGAGATTTGATCTCTGCTTTAAGGGAGAAATGCAACCCAGGCTTACTCACAGAGTTACCACCAGTGCCGCTCCATTCCCAGAAATATCagaactgaggcacagagacTCTGAGTCTATTGTCAGAATCCatacagagaagaagaaaaaccaaaaaggaaTGAATCCCAAGCAGCCATCATACCACTATGTTGCCCTTCTCCCCTTTCTTGGATAACAAATATGAACACTGATGTATCCAAAAATCAGTGCCTAAGCTCTAGATCCTTAGATCTAGAGATTCAGATCTATTCAGATCTAGAGATCTGAATAACTGTTCAGGTAACAGGAATTAAACATTTGGggtctggaaaacagaaacaaactgaattaaatTTGTCAGAAAAGGAACCTGGCTACCACTTAAAGAATAAACTACAAAGCTTGTGACTGCCATTGATATCTCTGAATGAATGTTCTGTCAGAAGCCACTTGGACAACACATTCAGGCCTTTATTCATATATGAGTTGCATGCGATTTGCTTGAGTGTCTGCCTTTCAGTACTATTGAGAAACACATATGTGacttaagaagaaataattggGTTGAGAGCTGTAGCAATAGCTCAACCCAAGTACTTCTACTGCAAGTACTTGAAAGCAGGCTTCCAGTAGCTAAAAGTGTACAGAGATCCATAGCAGTGAACTAGAAATCAGCAGAGTATCTTTATATCTAGTAAATGCTATTAGAAGCCAACAGTATAAACATGCTAACTATCTAGATGTAAAAATCTAGATTAAAAACTGAGGTAGCACTTTGTGTGCACTTCCTATGCTATTCATTatccactggaaaacaaaaacaaaaccccatagCCTGGATGTATTGcgttttttatttaaatgaaatttacGGACACATCTGAGGTATTTAATCAGTATGCATTCTCATTTACATAGGTGTTCAGTCAGCACGCTGTgaaggaaagacaaaatgatACAAAACCATTTCACCAAAGCGAggccagaaaagcagaagtttggAAGGTTTGTGCAAGACGTACAAGTGAGAAGGAGTTTACTTCGTGTTCAGAACAGGATTCAAGCTCATAGCTGAATGTTAATTAAGTCCGGCCTTGGGGAAAGGAAGATTTTTGAGCAATTTGGGGGGAAGTTTTCACTTTAAGCAGATATTGTCTGAATGAAAAGTATTTCATATACTTCAAGATATTCATTTGAAAAGATGGATTCTTTGAAAAAGTAATGTGATATTCTGATCAAAAGGGGAAATGCCTACACCTTCACACAGACGTAAACTGGTATATTTAATGTTACCCTTTTTGTACATACTACATAACCACTACAAGAGCCTATTTCTGAGTTCTGACCAGTCAAAAATACTCAGGACTATTTTGTGTACAAACTCAATTTtgagtaaagaaataaataggctggcaatgtgtttttttttttaacatcagaaTTGAAGCTGTGCCTTTTTAGGTGTACTTTTACAACTCTCTGCCTACCACATTCTAGAACACATAGGAGTGAAAATGTCAGACTTGCTTTTCCTGAATATCATCCCTCCCATCATCACTGAATAGCCAGAATCCAATGCATGAGTTGCTTCTTTCGCTTTAGAAGAtgccacttaaaaaaaaaattactcacAAGTTTATAACAACAACATCTTTATCTATCAGAAACAGGAGCATTTCTGGGAGTTTTCTAACCATTTTAGGGAAGGTTGAGTTATCTAAATCTTACCTTTCCCAGTCGAAATGTTTGTTAACTGCGGTATTCCAAGTTagcaagcaggaaaataaaggaggaactgggagaaagggaaaggggattTCCTGAAATGGATTTAtctggttttgttctcttcttgCATGAAAGGCAAATGAAAATAGAACAGAAGCTGAATGAAAAGTAGAATGCAAAGATTTGCTTCAGTTTTAACAATCCGAAGTTTAGTAACACATTTGGAACAAATGAAGCAAGGTCTGTGTCCTTGCAAGTCATCTTCAAGTTCTGCACAGACAACACAGTTGTCCTTTGAAAGAGTGAGAATACCTTTATCTTTTCTCCTAGCTGTTATCCTTTTTCCTGGTATTCATCTTAATCCGCAGAAAAATCCCAGGGGATTTAGTTCTGGCTTTCAGAAGGTCTTGAAGGCTTCTTTCTTCAGGGGTCCAATTCCTAGCTATTCACCTCCTCAAATTCACTGTAGGGGGATGAGGCTGAGGAGGCTTTCGACTCTCCATCACTGTTGCATTCCCGCAGAGGACCAGGGCTGGGAGCATTCGAGAGCTCCTTGGTGGTGAGCGTTTCCTTACTGCTGGACCCCAGGGGATGGCAGTCCAGCAAGCTCTGCAGGTGCTTGATGTAGCTTATGGCTGCCCGCAGAGTCTCCACTTTGCTGAGGCGCTTGTCAGCAAATTCCTTGGGCAGGTGCTCTCTCAGACGTGTGTAGCCCTCGTTCACACAGCGCACCCGCTGCCTTTCCCTCTCGTTCCTCTTCCGAATGAAGGCAGGCTCAAAGGAATAGTCATAGACGCCCACGTAGCCAGGGAATGGGACATAGGAGATGTGACCTGTGTGCCCACCGTAGGCTCGCTCCCAGTACGATGGGTCTATATGGATGGGAACCCCAAAGGGTTCTCTCAGGGGAACCCCATGGGGATGGATGTGGCTGTTAGCCAGGGGCATCGATCCTGAAAATGCAATCCTGTTCAACAGTCCACCATCGTCTTTATTGCTGGCcatgctttgtcttttctcacCAGCACAAAGTCAGCTCCCAAATGTGGCTTCCAAATCCTGTATCAATCCAGGCAAGAGGGAAACATTTGTACGGGCACTCTGCCCCGCAGGTGGCAATTTCCTCTTGTTGTGTAGAAACTCAGATCTCAAAGCACTGCTGATGACTCAGGAGGTCCACTCATGCCTGGAAATCAGCTCTGAGCCTTGTCTTTATAGATGCAGGATGCCAGCTAATTCATAGGCAGGTTTTGAGGACAATCACTTttaaactttccttttcctctgatCTTCATATTTCAAAAGATAATAAGAGGGTTCCTGTGtattccttttctcccttcttgaAATTATGACCATACGAGTTAACGCTAAACATAAATAATCTTCCAGGCTCTAAACACTTCTCATGTATTGTAATCCACAGTATCGTTTGATATAATTGTCTCCAAAAGCGCCGTAATTTGCAAAGTTTACAGGGATCTTCAAAGTTTTGGCAGAACTCCTCCCTTTCAGGAACCGAGGATCTTCTGTCATCTGAAAACTACCCAAAGGCTCTTCACAATGAAATCCAAAAGACAACGGCAAGCTTTGTTGTTTCGGCTGCTCTGGTCTAACTGAAACAGCTCTCAAGCAGTTTGCAAACTTATATGGCATGTCTCTAGGTTtctggagaagcagagaaatcTTCAAAGGAAAGAGTGCTCTCTTGTGGTTGCAAGTCATGTCAGATCAAGAATGCATACGTGCGAGCGATAAGAGGAAAACTGTTCTCTTCACCCGAAGAGAGGCTTTTGCAAGAAATATGAGTTTCACAAATTGAACGCGAACATTATCAAGAAAGCCTGCAACATTTTGCTCATTTCTACTCATTGCAGAGATGTTCTGGTCATCATTATAATCACCTCCCTCAGAAGTTATGCTCTGATTGCCCCTGCGTAGCTGTTTCCAGATGTTTACATCAGTGTTGTCTTCCTAGATGCATCCTACAGAGTGCTTCAGCTGTGGAGCTGAAAATCTCCCTCAGCTGTGCCAGACCTGTGCAGCACCCACCAGTTTGCCTGCACCCTGCCAAGAAGGCATAGGCAGAAAGAAGACAAGGACTTTTGGCAGTGCCATGTGGTCATCCATGTGCTTCCTCTAAGAAATCTGCTGTGCTAGCAGCATCCTTTCCCATTTTGTTGTTCAGAAGTTATaatatttgtgggttttttttccagaaaaacagCTTCACAGTTAACAGAATTGCCTTCTTTTTGCTACCATCATTTTGGTGAGTTGAACGTTTGGCCCAGGAGAGCAGTGGGAAAGGACAGACATGAAAAGGTACAAGCATGTGGGCTCTATTAAAACTGTTCTTTTGCTCAAAGTGAAAGTTTCCACCCTGTTAGGTCTTTCATGCCAAACAGTCTCAGAAGCGTGAGTAACTGAAACAACATCCTCTGCTCTGAGAAACACATCTGTGTCTCTGCTGAGTCAGAAACCAGCAGCAGTGATGCCAGCGCATGCTTTCAAGTCAGTATCTCTGCTGGCCTATTCCGCTGCTTCAAAAAACAATGGTAGAAGAAGAATCTAGATGGTAATCTTCAAAATATGATGAACGTACAGGGAGACCCTTCCAGACAGATGTAAATGAGAATAATCCTGGCTTCTGGTTTAtgccagcagctggaaaagcacCTAAATGGCTCAAACGACAGGGCAAGTATCCATCCACTTTCACCTCCACCACCAGTGCTGTCAGTGAGTTCTCCAGTAGAAACATTTCCAGAGCTGAACTCTGAAAATAGCACATTCGCTGTAGCACTGAGGTAGGCAAGGACTTGATGCTTTCTTGAAGCAAGGAGGCTGTTGGCCTCTGAGCAAATATCGGAAGTAGGAAAAGGACATTTGATGtatgttatttttctattgaaaaatgCTGCTCTCTGTCATAATCAGCACAAGCAAAGACCTTCCCAGTATCTACAATCTCTGCAGAAGCATATAAGGAAATAGCAATGTGCCTCCTGGGGCCCTCTGGTGCCAAAACTTTTTGCAGCCCTCCATGACCCCACCAGAAGTCCAGCTGAGTTCAAAAGCCATGGTtgtgtttcagttctgtcaTGCAAATACACTGCTCTTTGCTGCCAGAGCTCTTGTCCATGTTTACAGTAAATACAGGTCACCTGCACAGCCCAAAGGGTCAGAACCACACCTGTACCTGGGGAGG
The Coturnix japonica isolate 7356 chromosome 1, Coturnix japonica 2.1, whole genome shotgun sequence DNA segment above includes these coding regions:
- the ASCL4 gene encoding achaete-scute homolog 4 — its product is MASNKDDGGLLNRIAFSGSMPLANSHIHPHGVPLREPFGVPIHIDPSYWERAYGGHTGHISYVPFPGYVGVYDYSFEPAFIRKRNERERQRVRCVNEGYTRLREHLPKEFADKRLSKVETLRAAISYIKHLQSLLDCHPLGSSSKETLTTKELSNAPSPGPLRECNSDGESKASSASSPYSEFEEVNS